A genome region from Hymenobacter tibetensis includes the following:
- a CDS encoding RNA polymerase sigma factor, translating into METLPLTMTLPMTAGHQDQQIQEAVRAQRGRLLQFIRRRIPDPAEAEDVLQDVFAELVESYRVLKPVEQAAAWLFRVARNKITDLYRRKKTTSLEDELTRNFSADEENSLLLADILPAPDDAPENRLLRETLMEALSDALAELPAAQREVFIWHELEEKTFREMEEETGVPLKTLISRKHYAVQHLRKRLQKLYTELFTD; encoded by the coding sequence ATGGAAACGCTACCCCTCACCATGACGCTACCGATGACGGCCGGCCACCAGGACCAGCAGATACAGGAGGCTGTGCGCGCGCAGCGCGGCCGGCTGCTGCAGTTCATCCGTCGCCGCATCCCCGATCCCGCCGAGGCGGAAGACGTATTGCAAGACGTCTTTGCCGAACTCGTAGAAAGCTACCGCGTGCTCAAGCCGGTAGAGCAGGCTGCGGCCTGGTTGTTCCGCGTGGCCCGCAACAAAATCACGGACCTCTACCGCCGCAAAAAAACCACTTCTCTCGAAGACGAGTTGACCCGCAACTTCTCTGCCGACGAAGAAAACTCTCTGCTGCTCGCCGATATTCTGCCCGCTCCCGACGATGCCCCGGAAAACCGGCTGCTTCGCGAGACGTTGATGGAAGCGCTTTCGGACGCACTGGCCGAACTACCCGCCGCTCAACGAGAGGTCTTTATTTGGCACGAGCTGGAAGAAAAAACTTTCCGCGAGATGGAAGAGGAAACGGGGGTGCCGCTTAAAACCTTAATTTCCCGCAAGCACTACGCCGTGCAACACCTGCGCAAGCGCCTGCAAAAGCTTTACACCGAACTGTTCACTGACTAA
- the nuoL gene encoding NADH-quinone oxidoreductase subunit L, whose protein sequence is MQETVLPAASAPYSTFLYVLIPLLPFLGFLINGLLNKRLSGTVAGVLGSATVLGSFLISVFLFLNFQYQYTVTLFDWISVGSMQIPFSYQIDQLSLIMLLLVTGVGFLIHVYSIGYMHHDENVGKFFSFLNLFVFSMLVLVLGANFVILFIGWEGVGLCSYLLIGFWNKNTSYNNAAKKAFIINRVGDLGFLLGIFLIYLTFDSVQYAEVFQKASTMQIGAGVVTAITLLLFVGAMGKSAQLPLYTWLPDAMAGPTPVSALIHAATMVTAGIYMILRANVLFTLAPQTLEVIAIIGAATALFAATIGLAQNDIKKVLAYSTVSQLGYMFLALGVMGYSTSLFHVLTHAFFKALMFLGAGSVIHAMSNEQDMRRMGGLRKALPITFITFLVGCLAIAGIPPFSGFFSKDEILLHAYEHSKVLYAVGLFTAFLTAFYMFRLLFLTFFGEFRGTEEQKHHLHESPASMTLPLIILAILAAVGGFMNAPLVLGRGYLADYLAPLFTYSQRLNPAAFNAEVDHATEYMLIGLSVGAGVLGIILAYVQYVSRGVRPAEDDAQRSAPENVVYHKYYIDELYNALFVRPTMWLSKAFYRYVEQGIIDPVVNGFGRITMGGGQLLRFVQTGSVETYLILMVIGIVVVLALNFVKF, encoded by the coding sequence ATGCAAGAAACCGTTCTACCTGCCGCAAGCGCCCCGTACTCCACTTTTCTGTACGTGCTGATTCCGCTGCTGCCTTTCTTGGGCTTTCTCATCAATGGGCTGCTGAACAAGCGCCTCTCGGGCACGGTAGCCGGCGTACTTGGCAGCGCCACAGTGCTCGGCTCGTTCCTGATTTCGGTGTTTCTGTTTCTGAATTTTCAGTATCAGTACACCGTCACGCTGTTCGACTGGATTTCGGTCGGCTCGATGCAGATTCCCTTCTCCTACCAGATCGACCAGCTTAGCCTCATCATGTTGCTGCTCGTGACGGGCGTTGGGTTCCTGATTCACGTGTACAGTATTGGCTATATGCACCACGACGAGAACGTGGGCAAGTTTTTCAGCTTCCTGAATCTGTTCGTATTCAGCATGTTGGTATTGGTACTCGGTGCCAACTTCGTAATCCTGTTCATTGGCTGGGAAGGCGTGGGGCTCTGCTCCTACTTGCTCATCGGTTTCTGGAATAAGAACACCAGCTACAACAACGCCGCCAAGAAAGCCTTTATCATCAACCGTGTCGGTGACCTAGGCTTCCTGCTCGGCATCTTCCTGATTTACCTGACGTTCGATTCGGTACAGTACGCCGAAGTGTTCCAGAAAGCCAGCACCATGCAGATTGGGGCGGGTGTAGTGACGGCTATTACGTTGTTGCTTTTCGTGGGTGCAATGGGTAAGTCGGCGCAGCTGCCGCTTTACACTTGGCTTCCTGACGCCATGGCCGGCCCTACTCCAGTATCGGCCCTAATTCACGCGGCGACCATGGTAACGGCAGGTATCTACATGATTCTGCGCGCCAACGTCCTGTTCACACTGGCTCCTCAAACGCTGGAAGTTATTGCCATCATTGGAGCCGCTACGGCGCTGTTTGCAGCTACAATCGGCTTGGCACAAAACGATATCAAAAAGGTACTGGCCTATTCCACCGTTTCGCAGCTGGGCTACATGTTCTTGGCCTTGGGCGTGATGGGCTATAGCACCAGCCTGTTCCACGTCCTGACGCACGCCTTCTTCAAGGCTCTAATGTTCTTAGGTGCGGGCTCTGTGATTCACGCCATGAGCAACGAGCAGGACATGCGCCGCATGGGTGGCCTGCGCAAAGCGCTGCCCATCACGTTCATTACATTCCTGGTTGGTTGCCTCGCCATTGCCGGCATCCCCCCCTTCTCGGGCTTCTTCTCGAAAGATGAAATTCTGCTGCACGCTTACGAGCACAGCAAGGTGCTGTACGCCGTGGGTTTGTTTACGGCCTTCTTGACGGCGTTCTACATGTTCCGTTTGCTGTTCCTTACGTTCTTCGGTGAGTTCCGCGGAACCGAGGAGCAGAAGCATCACCTACACGAGTCGCCAGCGTCTATGACGTTGCCACTTATCATCCTCGCTATTCTGGCGGCAGTAGGTGGTTTTATGAATGCGCCACTGGTACTGGGCCGCGGTTACCTCGCCGACTATCTCGCACCACTCTTCACGTACTCGCAGCGCCTCAACCCGGCCGCTTTCAATGCCGAAGTTGATCACGCTACCGAGTATATGCTGATTGGCCTCTCGGTAGGCGCTGGCGTGCTGGGCATTATCCTAGCCTACGTGCAGTACGTGAGCCGCGGCGTCCGGCCGGCCGAGGACGATGCGCAGCGTTCGGCACCGGAAAACGTGGTTTACCACAAGTACTACATCGACGAACTGTACAACGCGCTGTTCGTGCGTCCGACCATGTGGCTCTCAAAAGCCTTTTACCGCTACGTGGAGCAAGGCATCATCGACCCGGTAGTGAATGGTTTTGGCCGCATCACGATGGGCGGCGGACAATTGCTGCGCTTCGTGCAAACCGGCTCAGTAGAAACCTACCTTATTCTGATGGTCATTGGAATTGTGGTAGTGCTGGCGCTGAACTTCGTGAAGTTTTAA
- a CDS encoding complex I subunit 4 family protein — protein MLTVLLLLWPVAAALLLHFFKGSAARVAAFGAALIEFVLAVFAAVTFNGGNSGQFSLNLPWIASAGINFHVGMDGLSLLLVLLTTFLVPLILLASYRRTFDNASAFYALVLFMETGLVGVFTAQDAFLFYFFWEVALIPIYFLAGVWGGVNRAKVTFKFFLYTIVGSLFMLAGFVYLYFQTGPAANGLAAHNAELTSFYNLSLSAQEQSWLFWLIFAAFAVKMPIFPFHTWQPDTYTESPAPATMLLSGIMLKMGIYGCMRWLLPVVPLGVSQWQDLVLILSIIGIIYGAIIAIRQQDVKRLIAYSSLSHVGLMIAGVFSLTQIGLQGASIQMLAHGVNVVGMFFIADCIERRTNTRLIPDLGGLTRQTPVLTVCFLVLLLGTVALPLTNGFVGEFLLLGGVYQYNAWMGAVAGITIILAAVYLLRMFQRVMLGPDSSFSDTITDLTGAELVVLVPLIVLVFWIGLFPNTFLHLSEGSVMNILSEVVKR, from the coding sequence ATGCTCACAGTTCTCCTCCTACTCTGGCCCGTGGCGGCCGCCCTGCTACTGCACTTCTTCAAAGGCAGTGCTGCCCGGGTGGCAGCGTTTGGCGCGGCGCTGATTGAATTCGTACTGGCGGTTTTCGCAGCCGTTACTTTCAACGGTGGTAACTCCGGACAATTCTCGTTGAACCTGCCGTGGATAGCCTCGGCTGGCATCAACTTCCATGTGGGGATGGATGGGCTCAGCTTGCTGCTCGTATTGCTCACCACGTTCTTGGTGCCTTTAATTCTGCTGGCCTCGTACCGTCGCACCTTCGATAATGCCTCAGCGTTCTACGCGCTGGTGTTGTTTATGGAAACGGGCTTGGTGGGCGTGTTCACGGCGCAGGATGCGTTTCTGTTCTACTTCTTCTGGGAAGTGGCCCTCATTCCGATCTACTTCTTGGCTGGTGTGTGGGGCGGCGTAAACCGAGCTAAGGTTACGTTCAAGTTCTTCCTCTACACTATTGTCGGCTCGTTGTTTATGCTGGCTGGCTTTGTGTACCTCTACTTCCAGACGGGCCCAGCGGCCAACGGGCTTGCGGCGCACAACGCTGAACTTACTTCGTTCTACAACCTAAGCTTAAGCGCGCAGGAGCAGTCGTGGTTGTTCTGGCTGATTTTTGCGGCCTTCGCCGTGAAGATGCCTATCTTCCCCTTCCACACCTGGCAGCCAGATACCTATACTGAGTCGCCGGCGCCGGCTACGATGTTGCTCTCGGGCATCATGCTGAAAATGGGTATTTATGGCTGCATGCGGTGGCTGTTGCCCGTAGTGCCGCTTGGCGTAAGCCAGTGGCAAGACTTAGTACTGATCCTGTCGATTATCGGCATCATCTACGGAGCTATCATTGCCATTCGCCAGCAGGATGTGAAGCGGCTTATTGCTTATTCTTCTCTTTCCCACGTAGGGTTGATGATTGCCGGTGTGTTCTCGCTCACTCAGATTGGGTTGCAAGGAGCTAGCATCCAAATGCTGGCGCACGGCGTGAACGTGGTAGGCATGTTCTTCATTGCTGACTGCATTGAGCGCCGCACTAATACCCGCTTGATTCCGGACCTTGGCGGCCTCACTCGCCAAACGCCCGTGCTGACGGTGTGCTTCCTGGTGCTATTACTCGGCACGGTAGCATTGCCACTCACCAATGGGTTCGTGGGAGAATTCCTGCTGCTCGGTGGCGTGTACCAGTACAATGCTTGGATGGGCGCCGTAGCCGGTATCACCATCATCCTGGCGGCTGTGTACTTGCTGCGCATGTTCCAGCGCGTGATGCTCGGACCTGACTCGTCGTTTTCTGATACTATCACCGACCTAACCGGCGCCGAACTAGTCGTGCTAGTTCCGCTCATCGTGCTGGTCTTCTGGATTGGCTTGTTCCCGAACACGTTCCTGCACCTGTCGGAAGGCAGCGTGATGAATATTCTAAGTGAGGTGGTGAAGCGGTAA
- a CDS encoding NADH-quinone oxidoreductase subunit N, with amino-acid sequence MISIVLLSVFGLGNLFLGFLRSNRILLPAAMLMLGTVLTVNFIDWNGGPQSFFHDMLVIDNFSVAFTGIVVLTALLLIPFSEKYVRDGQANLAEYYSLLIFSLVGAIMMVAYNHLLMLFLGIEILSVAMYVVAGAEKSNLRSNEAALKYFLMGAFATGILLFGMALVYGATGTFELKNISFAVQNPVNASLTPMLYIGMLLMLIGIGFKVSAAPFHFWTPDVYEGTPTFFAAFMSTVVKTAGFAAFLKLLVQAFPAASAQGLWLPTLTAMCVLTLAIGNVGAVAQTSVKRMLAYSSVSHAGYLLIGLVAFNGQLEGASANGIFFYSLAYSVATVAAFGVVKLVADQRGREDYNGFNGLAKTNPLLAFVLTVAMLSLAGIPLTGGFFGKFFIFSAAVENGHIGLVVFAVVMSMISIYYYLRPIIAMYMRDVDAETAEPIAVSTFQSGALLLLALLTVVLGVLPGILSGIL; translated from the coding sequence ATGATTTCAATTGTTCTTCTCTCTGTTTTTGGCCTCGGCAACCTCTTCCTAGGGTTTCTGCGCTCCAACCGGATTTTGTTACCGGCCGCCATGCTCATGTTGGGCACAGTACTGACCGTGAACTTTATCGATTGGAACGGCGGTCCGCAGTCATTTTTCCACGACATGCTCGTCATCGACAACTTCTCGGTGGCCTTCACGGGCATCGTGGTGTTGACGGCGTTGCTGCTCATCCCTTTCTCCGAGAAGTACGTGCGCGACGGCCAAGCCAATTTGGCTGAATACTACTCGCTGCTGATCTTCTCGTTGGTAGGCGCCATCATGATGGTGGCGTACAATCACCTGCTGATGCTGTTCTTGGGCATTGAGATTCTGAGTGTGGCCATGTACGTGGTAGCAGGAGCCGAAAAGAGCAACCTGCGTTCCAACGAGGCAGCCCTGAAGTATTTCCTGATGGGCGCATTTGCCACTGGCATTCTGCTCTTTGGCATGGCACTGGTGTACGGTGCTACCGGCACGTTTGAATTAAAGAATATCAGCTTCGCCGTACAGAATCCCGTTAATGCGTCGCTCACGCCAATGCTATACATCGGCATGCTGCTAATGCTGATTGGTATTGGTTTCAAGGTTTCGGCAGCGCCATTCCACTTCTGGACTCCCGACGTGTATGAGGGTACGCCTACTTTCTTCGCCGCCTTTATGAGCACGGTGGTGAAGACGGCCGGTTTTGCCGCCTTCCTGAAACTGTTGGTGCAGGCTTTCCCAGCTGCTTCGGCGCAAGGCTTGTGGCTGCCTACGCTTACTGCTATGTGTGTGCTTACTCTTGCCATTGGCAACGTAGGCGCCGTAGCACAAACTAGCGTGAAGCGGATGCTGGCGTATTCCAGCGTGTCGCACGCAGGCTACTTGCTTATTGGTTTGGTGGCGTTCAATGGGCAGTTGGAAGGCGCTTCTGCCAATGGTATTTTCTTCTACTCACTGGCCTACTCAGTGGCTACCGTGGCTGCTTTTGGGGTGGTGAAACTAGTAGCCGACCAGCGCGGGCGCGAAGACTATAACGGCTTCAATGGCCTAGCGAAAACCAATCCACTTTTGGCCTTCGTGCTAACGGTGGCCATGCTTTCCTTGGCAGGCATCCCGCTCACGGGTGGTTTCTTTGGCAAGTTCTTTATCTTCTCGGCCGCCGTAGAAAACGGCCACATCGGCCTCGTGGTATTCGCGGTAGTGATGTCGATGATCAGCATCTACTATTACCTGCGCCCCATCATAGCCATGTACATGCGCGACGTTGACGCCGAAACTGCCGAGCCGATAGCCGTAAGCACCTTCCAGTCAGGGGCACTGCTGCTGCTAGCTCTACTGACGGTGGTGCTTGGTGTGCTGCCAGGTATTCTGAGTGGTATCTTGTAG
- the nuoK gene encoding NADH-quinone oxidoreductase subunit NuoK — translation MDQNIPQVIQTVPLQYYVFFATALFAIGVLGVLTRRNAIIIFMCVELMLNAVNVLLTAFAAYRSDANGQVFVFFIMAVAAAEVAVGLAIIVMIYRNLQNTDVNLLNRLKF, via the coding sequence ATGGATCAGAACATACCGCAGGTTATTCAAACGGTTCCTCTTCAATACTACGTCTTCTTCGCTACGGCGCTTTTTGCCATCGGCGTGCTTGGGGTGCTCACCCGGCGTAATGCCATCATCATCTTTATGTGTGTAGAGCTGATGCTCAACGCCGTAAACGTGCTGCTTACCGCCTTTGCAGCCTACCGCTCCGATGCGAACGGGCAGGTGTTCGTGTTTTTCATTATGGCAGTAGCCGCCGCCGAAGTAGCTGTGGGCTTGGCCATTATCGTCATGATTTACCGAAACCTGCAAAACACCGACGTCAATCTGTTAAATCGACTGAAGTTCTAA
- a CDS encoding response regulator, producing MEPATRVLIYEDNVDLRTSLSQLLSGSVGMELAGALGNCTQAEADMARLRPDVVLMDIDMPGCTGIEGLRRIKAIAPDINVVMLTVFEENDRVFDAICAGADGYLLKKTSPARLLDAIGEVRAGGAPMTPAIARQVLRLFPKAPPRRPSEESHANLSAREQEILGLLVEGYSYKMIAADRGISIDTVRSHIKKIYEKLHVRSMTEAVSKALREGLTKG from the coding sequence ATGGAACCTGCAACTCGCGTGCTGATTTACGAGGACAACGTTGATTTACGAACCAGTCTGAGTCAATTGCTGTCGGGGTCGGTGGGGATGGAACTAGCGGGTGCGCTCGGCAACTGCACCCAAGCCGAAGCCGACATGGCCCGCCTCCGGCCCGATGTCGTGCTCATGGATATCGATATGCCGGGCTGCACTGGCATCGAAGGGCTGCGCCGCATCAAGGCCATAGCGCCAGACATAAATGTGGTAATGCTGACGGTGTTTGAAGAGAATGATCGGGTGTTCGATGCTATTTGTGCGGGCGCTGATGGGTATCTGCTGAAAAAAACCTCACCGGCCCGGCTCCTTGATGCCATTGGGGAAGTGCGAGCCGGCGGTGCCCCAATGACGCCCGCCATCGCGCGGCAGGTGCTCCGCCTGTTTCCGAAAGCGCCACCTCGTCGCCCCTCCGAAGAATCGCACGCCAACCTGAGCGCCCGGGAACAAGAAATTCTCGGACTGCTGGTGGAAGGCTACAGCTACAAGATGATAGCCGCCGACCGTGGTATCAGCATTGATACCGTCCGCTCGCACATCAAGAAAATCTACGAGAAGCTGCACGTCCGCTCGATGACGGAGGCCGTGAGCAAAGCCTTGCGGGAGGGCTTAACCAAGGGGTAA
- a CDS encoding superinfection immunity protein yields MSQAILLFTAPYAGVEKATAGETILIITLYSIMTLLNFLPTILGRKKNDVFVIFILNLLFTWTIIGWLYALYLSLRKSSVISASVAHLFEPSKNNLLT; encoded by the coding sequence ATGAGTCAGGCGATTCTTCTATTCACAGCTCCTTATGCCGGGGTAGAAAAAGCTACCGCCGGAGAAACGATACTCATCATTACACTCTATTCCATTATGACTCTTCTAAACTTTCTGCCTACCATCCTTGGAAGAAAGAAGAATGATGTCTTTGTCATTTTTATCTTAAATCTATTGTTTACCTGGACAATTATTGGGTGGCTTTATGCACTGTATTTATCCTTGAGAAAGTCCTCTGTTATTTCTGCTTCTGTAGCTCATCTTTTTGAGCCATCTAAGAACAACCTGCTTACCTAA
- a CDS encoding NuoI/complex I 23 kDa subunit family protein, with product MQPLTNRSKKLEKKPMTLAERAYLPAIFQGLSITMRHFFMKKATVRYPEEVRPFSPIFRGLHVLKRDEQGRERCTACGLCAVACPAEAITMVAGERKKGEEGLYREEKYAISYEVNMLRCIFCGLCEEACPKAAVYLQADKMAPPRFERDEFIYGKDRLVEPVDPSKRSERGIQLTPEQAEALRNKMVQQPA from the coding sequence ATGCAGCCTCTCACCAATAGAAGCAAGAAATTAGAAAAGAAGCCGATGACCTTGGCTGAGCGGGCGTATTTGCCAGCTATCTTCCAAGGTCTGAGCATCACGATGCGCCACTTCTTCATGAAGAAGGCCACTGTGCGCTACCCCGAAGAGGTGCGTCCTTTCTCCCCTATCTTCCGTGGCTTGCACGTGCTTAAGCGCGATGAGCAGGGCCGGGAGCGGTGCACGGCCTGTGGCCTTTGTGCCGTAGCCTGCCCCGCCGAAGCCATTACGATGGTAGCTGGCGAGCGGAAAAAAGGCGAGGAAGGCCTTTACCGCGAAGAAAAGTATGCCATTAGCTACGAAGTGAACATGCTACGTTGCATTTTCTGCGGCCTCTGCGAAGAAGCCTGCCCGAAAGCTGCCGTGTATCTCCAAGCCGATAAAATGGCCCCGCCACGCTTCGAGCGTGACGAGTTCATCTACGGCAAAGACCGTCTCGTAGAGCCAGTTGATCCGTCGAAACGTTCAGAGCGCGGCATTCAGCTCACGCCAGAGCAAGCCGAAGCTCTCCGCAACAAGATGGTTCAGCAACCGGCGTAA
- a CDS encoding NADH-quinone oxidoreductase subunit J family protein, whose product MSPLFLFLSFVALLSALGVVFAKNPIHSVLFLILTFFSLSGHYLLLNAQFLAAVNIIVYAGAIMVLFLFVIMFLNLNVDTEPHKPALAKIAAAIAGGSLFVIMIVALRDIQLPAVNGTTFDSQIGMVDKLGMVLFTTYKLPFELASILLLVAMVGAVMLGKRETGERNF is encoded by the coding sequence ATGTCTCCACTCTTCCTCTTTCTGTCCTTCGTAGCACTGTTGAGCGCGCTAGGCGTGGTGTTTGCCAAGAATCCGATACACAGCGTGCTGTTTCTGATTCTGACGTTCTTCTCGCTCTCAGGACATTACTTGTTGCTGAACGCGCAGTTCTTGGCGGCCGTTAACATTATCGTGTACGCCGGCGCCATTATGGTGCTATTCCTGTTCGTGATTATGTTCCTGAATCTGAACGTGGACACTGAGCCCCACAAGCCAGCATTAGCTAAAATTGCGGCGGCCATTGCCGGTGGCTCGTTGTTCGTCATTATGATTGTGGCGCTGCGAGACATCCAACTACCCGCCGTAAACGGCACTACGTTCGACTCGCAGATTGGAATGGTGGACAAGCTAGGCATGGTGTTGTTCACCACCTACAAACTACCGTTCGAGTTGGCTTCTATTCTGCTCTTAGTAGCTATGGTAGGAGCGGTAATGCTAGGCAAGCGCGAAACTGGAGAGCGGAATTTTTAG
- a CDS encoding suppressor of fused domain protein codes for MKFSTLKNYTSACQAHYERYFAAYGRKIVWREGPIEKLHPYFYVLEFGPSARQNCWTYCTVGMSLDNPEESAIELFLLSPYQTNSVAELLILCASFHRNSATLDLDHTVNIGQPWLPGSICDHAFISLPYLHGENLELLNFSGHTTHCYWLIPITKAEREYKISHGGEALEQLFEDKALDYLNPVRRSLL; via the coding sequence ATGAAGTTTTCTACCTTAAAAAATTATACATCTGCTTGCCAAGCACATTACGAAAGGTATTTTGCTGCCTACGGTAGAAAGATTGTTTGGAGGGAAGGACCTATAGAAAAACTTCATCCATATTTCTATGTACTGGAGTTTGGTCCTTCAGCTAGACAAAACTGCTGGACCTATTGCACAGTAGGTATGTCGCTTGATAACCCCGAGGAATCTGCAATTGAACTCTTTCTATTATCTCCTTATCAGACGAACTCGGTAGCTGAGTTGCTAATACTATGTGCGTCTTTCCACCGAAACTCAGCCACCCTGGATCTGGACCATACTGTTAATATTGGACAGCCATGGTTACCAGGCTCCATTTGTGATCATGCATTTATATCACTTCCATACCTGCACGGAGAAAATCTGGAACTGTTAAATTTTTCAGGACATACTACGCATTGCTACTGGCTTATACCTATAACTAAGGCCGAAAGAGAATACAAAATCAGTCACGGCGGTGAAGCGCTAGAGCAACTATTCGAGGATAAAGCCCTTGATTATCTAAACCCCGTTAGAAGGAGCTTACTGTAA